One genomic window of Quercus lobata isolate SW786 chromosome 9, ValleyOak3.0 Primary Assembly, whole genome shotgun sequence includes the following:
- the LOC115961754 gene encoding uncharacterized protein LOC115961754: protein MEQEVLDCLQKLQLTREKEDDIVITNVARSELIEECSLSLFGCLLTNRQQNQRAFKNTLKSAWKMGSNLKIVEVGNNILQFKFGSLCQLEWVEKGGPWNFDNNLLLLSQWRKGLTTSNISFTNAPFWVQVWGLPFEYMSKDAGKDIGSKLGKVIEVDKRSLQVEQAKFMRIQVEIPIDKPLRKGGNITNAKGERCWIIFRYERLPTFCYICGILGHDDKHCQMSQTEGLKEKQYEEWLKAGGMVKSGSEKGKASNGRNSDPYGR from the coding sequence ATGGAGCAAGAAGTATTGGATTGTCTTCAAAAGTTACAGCTCACACGAGAGAAAGAAGATGATATAGTCATAACAAATGTTGCTAGATCAGAGCTAATTGAAGAATGTTCGTTAAGTCTCTTTGGGTGCCTTCTCACAAACCGTCAACAGAATCAAAGAGCTTTCAAAAATACTCTGAAGTCAGCGTGGAAAATGGGGTCGAATTTGAAGATTGTGGAGGTGGGGAATAACATATTGCAATTTAAATTTGGTTCATTGTGTCAGTTGGAGTGGGTTGAAAAAGGTGGTCCATGGAACTTTGATAATAACCTGCTTCTACTAAGCCAATGGAGGAAAGGGTTAACAACATCCAATATTTCCTTTACCAATGCTCCTTTTTGGGTCCAAGTTTGGGGTTTACCATTTGAATATATGTCTAAGGATGCCGGAAAAGATATAGGGAGCAAACTTGGCAAAGTTATTGAAGTGGACAAAAGATCGCTACAAGTGGAGCAAGCAAAGTTTATGAGAATACAAGTAGAAATACCTATTGACAAACCTCTTCGCAAAGGAGGGAATATTACCAACGCAAAGGGAGAACGATGTTGGATCATTTTTAGGTATGAGCGACTTCCTACTTTCTGTTATATCTGTGGAATACTTGGGCATGATGATAAACATTGCCAAATGAGTCAAACTGAGGGCTTGAAAGAGAAACAATACGAAGAATGGCTCAAGGCAGGAGGCATGGTCAAAAGTGGAAGTGAGAAAGGAAAAGCATCCAATGGCAGAAATTCGGACCCATATGGACGGTGA